The genomic DNA GGCGAATTCAGCGGCGCTTGAATCGGCTGAAGCCTCGACTCCAGCGCGCATTTGGGGCAGGGGAGGGCGGTTTGAAATCGCCCGGGTTGTGGGGGAGCGGTTGGGCGCGAGCTGTCGCAAGTAGCCGAGGCCTTTGACGGCCGAGAGCATCTCTTCAGAGGTGATGGGCAACATTTTGTGGGGGTCCCCTTCTTCCTCCCCGCACTTCGTGCCACGTTCCATCAACGATGGTAGCGGCAGACAGCGCAGCGGCGATCTGCTGGTAGCGTTTGAGAGCGTCTCGAAGCGATATCGGTCGATCCGGCCGGAAAAGTTCGGTACAGTGGGCTCGGCGTTCGGCTTCCTCTCGCTTCCTCGTAGGGAGTCATGTTTGTTGCTCCTTATGAAAGAATGCAGCGAAGTTGGAACGTTGGAAGACCGTCACGCGACCTCATTGCAACGCGAAGATTTTTGAACCGTGGTAGACACGCTCTCCAACATCGTCCGGCGAATGACCGGCGCACAATCCGTTCAGCTTGGTGAACCGATCCAGAGCCTCTGGAGTGGCTACGGTGTGATTCAGCGTGCTCTCTTGCGAGGACTCCAGGACGACGGATCGGGCGAGCCAACTCCCGTGGTCATCAAACACATCGATGTCTCTAGGGCACGCTCTAACCGTCGAGGCTGGGGAGGCGACGCGTCGCACTTGCGGAAAGTCCGTTCCTACGGAGTCGAGCAGGTGTTCTACGAGAAGTACTCGGGGCAATGCGGACCATCCTGCCAGGTCCCCGGCCTTGTTGCAGCTCACCAGAAAGCAAACGAAGCCGGCTGGGTGATTGTGCTCACCGATCTCGACGCTCAAGGTTTCGATCGCCGCAAAAACGCTCTCGACCAGCATGGACTCCGCGACTGTCTGACTTGGCTGGCAAGCTTCCACGCTACGTTCCTGGGAAGCTCGGCGAGCGGCTTGTGGCCAATTGGCACCTACTGGCACTTGGACACACGCCCCGACGAACTCAACGCCTTGCCGGCCGGCCCCCTGAAGTCGTCGGCACCGGAGATCGATCGCCATTTAAATGCTGCAAGGTTCCAGACGTTGGTTCACGGGGATGCCAAAGTTGCGAACTTCTGCTTTTCTGACAGAGACAGTGGCCGCGTAGCTGCGGTGGACTTTCAATATGTCGGTCGCGGCTGCGGCATGAAGGACGTCGCCTATCTGGTCAGCAGTTGCTTGAGCGCAGACGACGCGGCATCCCAGGAGGCTGCGCTCCTGAATGTCTATTTCGATTCGTTACGGGATGCCATCGCCGTCCGCCACATCGAAGTAGATGTCGCGGAACTGGAACGCGAATGGCGTGCGTTGTACCGGTTCGCCTGGGCCGATTTCTACCGTTTTCTTGCGGGCTGGTCTCCGGAGCATTGGAAGCTGAACGCCTACAGCGATCGCATTACGCAGTCGGTCATCCAGCAACTGGGCCATTAGCTGACCGCCTGCCGCATTCGAGGCTTCCACGTTTTCTGCTGCCAAAGTCTCCTCGTCCTGCGACGCGGCATGACGAACGTGAATGCGCGGTGTCGCCGCGACTGGAGATTGGGGCAGGGCAGGGCGGTTTGAAACCGCCCGGGTGTGAGAGAGCGCGTGGGACGCGAGCTATCGCGAGTAGCCGAGGCCTTTGACGACCGAGAGCATCTCTTC from Rosistilla oblonga includes the following:
- a CDS encoding phosphotransferase; this translates as MVDTLSNIVRRMTGAQSVQLGEPIQSLWSGYGVIQRALLRGLQDDGSGEPTPVVIKHIDVSRARSNRRGWGGDASHLRKVRSYGVEQVFYEKYSGQCGPSCQVPGLVAAHQKANEAGWVIVLTDLDAQGFDRRKNALDQHGLRDCLTWLASFHATFLGSSASGLWPIGTYWHLDTRPDELNALPAGPLKSSAPEIDRHLNAARFQTLVHGDAKVANFCFSDRDSGRVAAVDFQYVGRGCGMKDVAYLVSSCLSADDAASQEAALLNVYFDSLRDAIAVRHIEVDVAELEREWRALYRFAWADFYRFLAGWSPEHWKLNAYSDRITQSVIQQLGH